Part of the Mangifera indica cultivar Alphonso chromosome 4, CATAS_Mindica_2.1, whole genome shotgun sequence genome, ATTCTATTATCATAATTCCAAAAGTTACATGTGTATACATTTTGATCACTGAATCATTGAATATAGAGGCTTCAAAAGATTACAGTTGCACAGTAATTGTTTTTCAGAAGAATTTCAGATACACtgttatataacaaaataaccTACAAAAGACTCCTAGGCACTTCGAGAGGCCCTTTCTCCCTCCTAACCTGCGCTATCTttctttcttacttttttttttctgtcccTTCAGTCTGTCTTTTCTCCCTTTTGTTGCTCCCAGCTACCAACTCTCTCACAAAGGTGtcctgctccttcactgtgaTTGGCTGCACTGATTCCTGTAAACTTGCTCCCTGCTTGAGTTCCACATTATCAATTGTACTCATTTCTTTAGCTCCCTCTTTGTTGTTTATTTGGGCCTTCTTTTTACGTGGAATGTAAACCCGAGACCTAACATTACCCCTCCCATCgagaggcaccttgtcctcaaggtggaaATGAGGAAAGGCTTGTTTGAAAGTTGAGAAAGGCTCCCAAGAATTTTCATGATCCGGCAGATTTTTCCATTTGATCAAAAGTTCTAGCTCCCCTTGACTAGAGTAACGATGCCCCCGCACTTCCAAAGGATGCAGCTCCAATTCTCCACTTTCAGACATACAATCAGGCAACGGTTGGCTAACTACAGCGGGTCCAACTTGTTTCTTGAGTTGTGACACATGAAATACAGAATGTATTTTGGCTGTGGAAGGAAGTAGGATGCGGTAAGCGACTGTACCCACTCTTTCCAATATTTCAAATGGCCCGTAAAAACGAGGGCTAAGTTTTTCATTGGGGCGTCTAGCAAGCGATCGGAAACGATATGGCTGCATCTTTAGAAACACACGATCTCCTACATTATACCTCACATCTCTCCTTTTACGATCCgcaaattttttcatcttctcttgAGCTTTACATAAATTATCTTTTAGCTCATCAAGAATATCATTCCTCTCCTTTATCATTGCATTAATCTCTTCAACTTTCGATACTTCCTCCACCCACCGAAGCAAGGTTGGCGGATCTCTTCCATAAAGGGCTTTGAAAGGTGTCATCCCGGTGGAACCATTATATGTTGAGTTGAACCAATATTCAGCCCAGGGTAACCATTTTGGCCACTGTTTAGGCTGCCTGAAACAGAAACAGCGTAAGTAGGTTTCCAAACTACGATTCACTACCTCGGTTTGACCGTCGGATTGAGGATGGTAGGCCGAACTGAATTTCAAGGTGGTTCCTGCCGCTTTAAATAGATCACTCCAAAACTGACTCAGAAAGATCCTATCACGGTCCGAAACAATGGAATGCGGAAAGCCATGTAATCTTACCACCtcattgacaaatttttgaGCTACTTCCTTAGCTGTGAAAGGATGTCGTAGAGCTACAAAATGGCAATATTTGGTCAGTCTATCAACCACAACCATAATGGTGTCAACATTGGCAGCTTTCGGAAGGCCtgaaatgaaatccatggagACGTCTTCCCACACGCTAGAAGGCATTGGAAGCGGCTGTAGAAGACCAGCTGGTGACATGGCCTCATACTTCATTCGCTGACAAATTTCGCATTCAGCCACGTATTTTCGAATATCAGACTTCATTCCCTCCCAAAACAACACAGTCGAAAGCCTTTTATATGTTCGAAAAAAACCAGAGTGCCCTCCACAGGGTGTGGCATGGAACTCAGCAAGAAATTTTGGGATAAAGATAGAGGTTTTTGAAAGAACCAGCTTACCTTTATAGAATAGCCTTCCTCGTTTCAACTCATAGCCAGGATGTGAATTAGAATTGCAGAGCAAGTCTTGTAGCACACTCTGTAATTTGGCGTCTTCAGCAACCTCTTGGTCAACTGTCTCAAGTCCTACGGTTTGCACAGCTGACACTGCCCATATTTCTCCTTCAAAATTTGGGTGTCTGGATAAGGCATCAGCAGCCTTATTTTCGCACCCTGGTTtatattgaatttcaaaatcgAACCCCATCATTTTTGAGATCCACCTCTGCTGGTCAGCTCCAATAACTTTTTGATCCGTAAGAAACCGTAGACTTCGTTGATCCGTTCGAACTATAAAATGCCTTCCAAGCAAATAATGCCTCCACTTCTGAAAAGCCATTACAATCGCCATTAATTCACGCTCATACACAGATTTATTCCGAGTATTCGCTGAGATTGCTTTGCTTATGTAGGCAATTGGCCTCCCTTCTTGCATCAAAACAGCACCTAATCCAGCATTCGAAGCATCTGTTTCGATCACAAAATCTCGAGAGAAATCAGGGGTAGCTAGAACCGGCACAGTCATCATTGCTTCTTTTAACTTTTCGAATGCTTGAGTGGCCTCACCATTCCACAAGAACGAATTTTTCTTAAGAAGTCGTGTAAGCGGTTCCGCTATCTTGCCATAACCCTTTACGAATCGCCGGTAGTAGCCCGTAAGCCCCAAAAAACCCCTCAATTCTCTCAATTCCTTTGGTAAGGGCCATTCTTTCATTGCCTGTACCTTTTTTGGGTCTGCTTCAACTCCTTCAGCGGACACTATATGGCCTAAGTACTCCAACCGTTTCTGTCCAAAGGCACACTTCTTAAGGTTTACTACTAGATGATGGTTTCTCAGTAGCTGTAAGACCACTCGGAGATGCTGCAAGTGTTGATCAAATTGTTTGCTGTAGACTAAGATGTCGTCGAAGAAAACAAGAACGAATCGTCTCAAATAGGgtctaaaaatttcattcattagCCCTTGAAAAGTCGCAGGTGCATTGGAGAGTCCGAACGGCATCACTAAAAATTCGTAGTGGCCGTTGTGAgttcgaaaagctgtcttttCTACGTCATCCTCCCTTACTCGAATTTGGTGGTACCCCGACTTGAGATCAAATTTGCTAAATATCACAGCACCCGACAATTCATCCAGCAGCTCATCTATGGCTGGAATAGGAAATTTATCTGGTATTGTAATTCGATTGAGAGCACGGTAGTCTACACAGAATCTCCATCCCCCATCCTTTTTCCTTACCAACAGCACTGGGCTTGCGAATGGGCTGTTGCTAGGACGTATAATTCCTGCAGCCATCATCTCTTTTACTATTTTTTCTATTTCGTTTTTTTGGAAATATGGGTAGCGGTAGGGTCGCAAATTAGGGGGTTGTGCCGACGGCATTAAGCGAATGGAGTGGTCTTGGTCACGCCTCGGAGGAAGCCCCATCGGTTCCCTGAATAAATCATGATATTCCTCCAACagctcttttaatttttcttctgtttctatAATTCCACCATTTCCCGAATGAACCATTCCACAGAACTCCAGCCAAAATCCTTCCCCTCCTTCTTGCATAGCGCCAACTAAAGTTCTCAAAGAAGCTTCGAGGCGGTACAGAGCTGCCTCCCCCTTTACAATGACCTTTCTACCTTCCCATTGAAACTTCATTGTTTGTAACCTCCAATTGACTTTTACTTCACCCAATTTGCATAACCAATCCATCCCTAAAATTATATCCACACTACCCAAGTCAAACggaaaaaaattttgtgtcaCTATGATGCCTTGAAATGTGAGGTTCACTTTATCACATCTCCCTATTCCTTTTACCTTTCTTTCATCTCCAAGAGTAACAGCAAACCGAGCAGGGGTGACAGCCAAATGGAGTTCCTCCACTAATCTTCTAGAAATAAAACTGTGGGTAGCCCCACTATCCACCAAAATTATCACTTCCTTCCCTTTCACTAGTCCAGAAAATTTCATCGTACGGGAGGTGTCCAGCCCAACAACAGAGCTGGAGTTCAAAGATAATtccatctctttctcttccaCACTAGCTCCGATCTCTTCCTCCAACTCCTCTATCTCACCGCTATCATCTTCAGAGGCAATCATAATTCGAAGTTGACGCAGCTTGCACTTGTGTCCGGGACTATATTTCTCATCACACCTGAAGCATAAGCCCTTTTCTAACTTTGAACGAAATTCCTCGTCGGAGAGCCGTCGAAAATTTCCATCGCGTCGAGGCTGAGTCACGGCGGTGCCTGAGTTACTCGCTCCACGATTGGACGAAGACGCAGCAGAATGCGAAGTAGGGATCGCACGATTGGGTGAGAAATTTTGCTGCGTTAATTGGGGGCGGTTTGGGCCTAGTTGGGTCGGATTGAGGGAGATTGGGTTGGGTCGTTGGGCCGGGTTAAAGGCATCAGTATGCAAGCTGCCAGGTTGGGTTATAGAAACAGACCTGTGAACAGTTGGGCCTGgtgaaaaaaaagtttgagattGGCGGGCTGAGATTGGGCTTGGATTTTTCGGGTTTGGGCGGGTATAATATGACCCAGGTCTGGCATCAATCAGCCAGTTCTTCTCTTCTACCTCTTGAGCTCTGGCCATGGCTTCTTTCAATGTCGACGGTCGGAATAGCTTGACCTCTGCCTTGATTTCTCTTCTCAAACCATTCATAAAGGCTGACATAAGGACCTCTCCAGATGCATCAGCCAACGGCGCTGATATTGCTTCGAACTCACTTCGGTACTCCTCAACAGAGCCCATTTGTCGTAGGGCCATTAAATCTTCATACAGGGAGCCCTCCTGTGCTGGTCTGAATCGAAGGAGGATTTCCCTTTTTAATTCGTTCCAATCGGTGAAAGGCTGACGCGTGTTATTCCACTGAAACCACCTCAGTGCTTTACCGTCCATGCAAACTCCAGCAGCAACCATCTTTTCACGATCATTTACCCTGTTGACAGAGAAATACTGCTCTGCCCGAAATATCCAACCTACAGGGTCCTCTCCAATGAACACCGGTAATTCCAATCGACGGTGAATGAGCTCTCGTCGTCCTTCGCCGATGTTGTCAACGACTTGGTCTCTTggtcctctctctctctctgcgtTTCCTGGTTCTTCGGTGGCATTAGGTGGTGGAGGCGTAGTTGTTCTCACTGGCGATGATCGCGTCGGCGACAAAGGTGGCTCCATCGGAGCCTTGCCCTTGTCAGAGGTTCCTACTTCCTTGGCAACCAACAGTTCTCTGACTTCACGCAGATACGCTTTCATTGTTTCCATTCCAGTCTCCACTCCCTCTAATCTTGCGCTTGAGTTCACCACATTACTGTTCATTTCCTCTAACCTCCCATCAAACCTATCTAGTCTGTCTTTCATCATCTCCATCTCCTTTTCCAATCCATCCACTTTGGCCTCCATCCTAGTCAttgtgctctgataccaagtgaTAGGTACCTGAGAAAGTTCCAGCAGCAGCTCCCCTTGAAAGCTGGCGAATCCCAAAATGTGTGATGAAATTCCCGATCAACGCATACTATTTCCCTGCAATAAGAACCTGCTCTTATATGGGATATTCTGTAACAGGCTTGATTATTCCATTCACCTCAACTCATTTCAACATTCCAAATCAGATACATAAGTGAATACAAGCACGCATAAACAAAAGCTTCATTCTATTATCATAATTCCAAAAGTTACATGTGTATACATTTTGATCACTGAATCATTGAATATAGAGGCTTCAAAAGATTACAGTTGCACAGTAATTGTTTTTCAGAAGAATTTCAGATACACtgttatataacaaaataaccTACAAAAGACTCCTAGGCACTTCGAGAGGCCCTTTCTCCCTCCTAACCTGCGCTATCTttctttcttacttttttttttctgtcccTTCAGTCTGTCTTTTCTCCCTTTTGTTGCTCCCAGCTACCAACTCTCTTACAAAGGTGtcctgctccttcactgtgaTTGGCTGCACTGATTCCTGTAAACTTGCTCCCTGCTTGAGTTCCACATTATCAATTGTACTCATTTCTTTAGCTCCCTCTTTGTTGTTTATTTGGGCCTTCTTTTTACGTGGAATGTAAACCCGAGACCTAACAGCCACTCACCGGCACTGCCTGTCACATGAGGCAGGATCAGGGGGGCTTGTTGGTCAATTTAGTACTTGTTGCTGAAGATGTGTATGCCGTTTTAGGTGAGAAGATTGATAAACTAAGGAAAACTCCATTAGTGAGTTGAGCTTGTTAAAAGCGccaattgatatctcttatgcGATTTTATGGCCTTCTTTGCAGCCGTAAGAGAGCTGCTAGACGAGCATCCAATCATTGCTACTAGAATCTCGGCGCACAGTGTTATACTCCTGAATAGGTAATTACATCATATGATTTCAGTAGTGAtttacaaaaatcataaaattttatttactgaGTAAACTGAAACATTGATGAAACAATGAAATTTTTCTGGGCATGCAAATGAGTTACTGTATCTTTAACTTCCATAAGAACCTTAAGGTCATCAAACACTAGTTAAACCTCAGGAGGCATACTTATAGCTGGATTTTGCAGGTAACAAATACTTTGACCTTTGTGACTTTGCACTCTGTTTAGAATGCTTGAGGCTGAAGTGCATACTGGCCATTACTTAGTAATTATCATGCTAAGAAGCTCAATTTCAGGAACATTCAAAACCATTTTACACTCAGAAAGCATGGTGCCATATTATTTCAGCTATGTGTAGAAATGTTGAAGAAGAGCAAGATGACTTAATGCATCAGGGTACTCCTATGGATGGTAGTTTTGAGAATTTGATCTCtacttttttcactttttaatggGTTGATCTCTTATGTGTTGTGACAAATACTAAATGAAAAGATAACAATTTTCTTGCCCAATCAGAAGTTCAATTGTTCTTCCATGGTTGCAACATCAAGTAAAGACTCTGGTTTCTCATTAAATAAACACATTCATAATTATTTGCCACTGTCTTAAACTCATGAAATTTCCCATTACGATTTTTTTCAGTTGcacataaaaaatgatttgatgcATTTACTAGAATCAAAGGTCTATTTCATGGTTCTTTGCTTTTAGGGgaggatttgatttgagttaagtCGAGTATGAGATCTGTTCGAACTTGGATTGAATCTATAATATCCAATCTGAGTTTGTTCGAGTTCATGATGTACAATATCATCAAAAACTGTcaacaagataaataatattatcaaatgtgAACATGATCATTAATAGGATGAACAATATTACTGAATTGATAAATAAGTTAGTTTTGATCCAAATTGCTGAGCTAAATCTCTAGCTCAAAATTGATACGTTCAAGTTGAGCAATAAATTCAGGCCTATCCAACTTAAATCATATTCACCCCTACTTGCTTCAATTGAAACTCAAATGGATTGAACTGTATTTATATACTGAATAAAAGGTATTCAAGAactatgattaaaaataattctgaGGTTGTTTTCTCAAAAAATGTTGCCTAAAAAATGCCCAGaatatcaaaaacaaaactCCCTAAAGAAAATATACGCAGGTACTGCAAAGGCAGTGAAAACAAATCAAGGGTCAAGTTTAATATCATCACTAAACTAAAAGCCATATATCCAAATAATCAGAGATGACAAAGCTACCAAAACCTTCAAGATGTCAAGATTCACCATTGATCTTCTTCTCTGAGCTGATGGTTTTGGTTCTGGCTTTGGCTCCGGCTCCGGCACAGCCGGTAAAACATCACCAATCCCCAAAACGGCAAGCCACTCATTGGCATACACATCCTCAGCAACAAGTATTTCATTGGCCAACAGACCCCCATGATCTTGCCTTAGTGTGACAGTAATTTCGTACCCAAGAATGTGGGCGTCGCCACTGGATAATCCAAATCGATCAGAACCGACCACGGCATCTTGCACGGCACCACGTGCCGGAGAAAGACTGACGTGTGATGGCTGAAATTACTAAAGTACCCCTCTATTTTGTCATCTTGAGGAGCGAACACAGTCAGCAAAGTTGGCTTCTTTGTCGTCGCCAATTGCAATTCAAGAAATGAAGCCATAACTGAGTACCGTTTATCTTTCATTTCGTCAATAGCTTCACCGAAACTCATCGGGCCATCACCGTCGTCTTCATCGTCGTCAAGCACCGATGCTGCGCAATCAAGATTAGGCCTTGGAGGGGCACGGAAGTTTGGATCAAAGAATTTCTCAATCCCAAAGACTCTCAACCACCCGTCGTCGTATATCACCGAGCTGGCGTTGACCTTGACCCCGTTGATTGAAATGAAATCGTGATCACGATACGGCGGTGAAGTAACGAGCAGAGCGCGGGAAGGGGATAAAGTTGGAATCTTGGAGTTGAAAGGGAGGGTTTTGAGGGTATGGGAGGTCAAAGACTGGTGAGAAAAGTGGAATTTCACCAGGGAAAGAGACGGCTGGCCGGATGAGGAGAATGCGGAGTCGGAAGGAGTGAAAATAGTGAGAAATTCAGAGCGAGGGATCAAGTTGTTTGAGGCGAATTCAAGAGTCAGAGC contains:
- the LOC123213620 gene encoding putative fasciclin-like arabinogalactan protein 20 → MALTLEFASNNLIPRSEFLTIFTPSDSAFSSSGQPSLSLVKFHFSHQSLTSHTLKTLPFNSKIPTLSPSRALLVTSPPYRDHDFISINGVKVNASSVIYDDGWLRVFGIEKFFDPNFRAPPRPNLDCAASVLDDDEDDGDGPMSFGEAIDEMKDKRYSVMASFLELQLATTKKPTLLTVFAPQDDKIEGGDAHILGYEITVTLRQDHGGLLANEILVAEDVYANEWLAVLGIGDVLPAVPEPEPKPEPKPSAQRRRSMVNLDILKVLVALSSLIIWIYGF